Within the Salvia hispanica cultivar TCC Black 2014 chromosome 4, UniMelb_Shisp_WGS_1.0, whole genome shotgun sequence genome, the region GGTAGTGTTAGTATAAATGTAAAATTCCAGAACTGAAAGCTACTCGTATGTGTTTGTTCAGTTACTAAGAATGcttattttaaagataaagAATAACATCATATGATTAAAGTAGCTAGGTGGTGGTTGGAGAAGTTTTTTACACCAAAACTCTTTTCTGGTatatggttggagatggtcttgGCCAttgaaaaagagagaaattttaCCGAGTTTCAGGCAGGAATTGTGGCTGAAAATGGCACGTGGAGAGTGGAATTTTCGACGATGTGGAAGTTAAGTAGCTTCATTTCGAggatgttgttgttgttgacgAACCTGGACCAGCCATTGATGATGTAGAAATCACTGTTGGTTTTCTTGATCTTGATGTCGTCGCCGATTTCGTTATCAGGTGCAACAATCGCAGCAAACttaactattttctctctgtCTCCGGAACTAAGAACATTTCTCTCGGATTAATACCTTAGTTTTGTAGAGggaaatgaaataaagagGGGGTTTTGTGTAGTAGTAAATGTGTAAGAGATCTCGTTTAGTGttaagtttttatttcatctttttagTGTCTTCGCATGCATTTCTTTAAACTGTTTACtcttctttcaattttattaccATTCCATAGCAAACTTTTGTCGCATCCTACTTTGAATTTATGCAATTAAGTGGCACAACTCATAACCTCGCAATTTACTCATGTCACATTTGTGATTCTGAATTTCTGACTatctcaataaattttttactatGTCGATCAAGCTATGAAAATCTCGAAATTtaatacacatattttattggttaaaatgaatcttaaatttatattaaaattaaggcTAAATATAAAccctatataaaaaatggacgATGGAGATCTAGGGTTTTCGTCTGGCTTAGTTACATATGAATAGAGCAAGAGGTAAATAGTCTGATTgaaaatacacacattttatTGGCATTACACTACACTTAGGCCCTggttggtatgatggaatggaatgaaggttggaatagaataaagataagaatgaaatgtcaatttccttagatttcctttgcattttcatccattcactcattcattccatcacaccaatcaaatgaatagaatggaagtaggaatcacatttcattccaccattccattccatcataccaagaagcCCCTTAGAGGATTACATACGTTGTACTTTGGGCATTGCATATACTCCACTTAGAGCATTGCATACAACTGCTTGAAAGTTTGGAAACGTATGTAAACAATATTACTTTCTCCGTttcctaaatatataaattctttCAGTTTTGGTccattacataaaaatagaaactttttattttaggacaTAGATCCCACAATCAACTAACACTTatttcactactttttttctcatcctttctcttactttacatttttttcaatctcttttctcttactttaccaattttgtattaaaatcaGTGTCATTTccaaagtttctattttttgaaaacggacggagtataattttttcggCATTATGTACATTGAACTTAGTATTCACATACAATTCTttgcaaatttgaaaatatacttaaactatattacaattttttcagCAATATGTACATTGACTTTAGGTCATCATAGCAATGCAATGTGGAGCATTAATTTGTAAGTcgttataaaaatatacaaattacaatttcttgcAATTTTTTCGTCgaaatatattcaattgaGATTTCGTTAGAATCCTCGTAAAATTACCTTTGATTTGATACCCCCTTCGTTCCACCATAAGTGATTAACTTTTCATTCTAggttgtcccactataagtgattgatttcctttttttttagcaaaagcaactcttttcatatttcactttattctctctttcttactttattcactcgacaattttgtttacttttttacCTCTCATACAAATTctattcaattaattcaataaatatcattttcttaaaactatgatatgtgaaaaataatttaaataaaaaaagtatataaaattttttaattttatgggttttttttttagattattaaggattgattttgattttgatttttaccctttctacataaaataaattatataaatatgccacatgattttgattttttaagcAGTTGGTCATCCTAATGTAATGAATTTAGTTTAGTCTtagttttgatataaaaatgatttttgatATCTCGATTCCctatttcataatttctatttatttccTTCATACGCAAATTTAGTAGATaagattattaataattttcttagaatgtcgtttttttttttttttttttttttttttttatcttcataGAATATGCTGAGTTGGGCTGATGCTACAGTACATGTGTGATCTGTTGTCATTTCTGGAGCGAggcagggagagagaaaatgagaggGATTTTATCTGCCCAGCTGCGATATATGGGCTGAGAGTTAGTATTACTTCTCTCCAGctattcatataaatatttcattaattagcTATGCATTTTGGCGAGTGCATACCGAGCAAAAATTAGCTTCTCAGAATGTTTCCTCGATGGAGGGAAGTTAAATTACAAGCAAAATGGCAAAACATGGTGAGAGATTGCATGCATCATTCACGACAAATGTAGTTGTCAGTTAAACTACATCACAACAGACAcctcaaaaccaaaaccatGAATAGGTTGTTGTTATGTCAGTAACTACGCTCTGCGACGCTTTCTCAATCTACTAGCAATACCTCCCACATCTGCTGTTGTGTCTGCACGGATCGCACCTCCCAACTGCGGCTCTTTGCGCCTCATTCTCAACCTCCCACCAATACTATCTGGTGCTGGTTCATAGCGCCCTCGTTTCTTGGTCGGTTTTGGACTCGTTTCTGATCCAGCGACGCACTTGATATCACATCCTCTTTCAAGAGCTTCAGCTATTGCCTCATCATTCAATGGCTCTGTAGCATTTATGCATGCTGTACCAGCCACAGGTATAGTTTCTTTATCGTCGTCACACCCAGCAGAATCTTCTTCAACTTCGGGCTTCAATTGATGTTCAACTTGATCCTTTGCCAAAGCAGCATCAACAGGATCTGGCAAAGGTTTTGGACATTTGTCGCTAGGTTTGAAAAGATCGCCTTCTTCACCAGTTACCTCTATGTCCGAAAAGGGCAGCGATCTCTTTGCAGAAACTGGAACCTTGCTGCCAGCATTGCTCTCTTTATCAGTATCTGCACGACGTGTTTGGACAAGATAGTGTGCCACTGACTTGTAGCCAAGATTTGCAATCTGAAAAGGATAAAACTTTAACGTCCGCTTTCAATGCTGTTTGTGGAAAATGTATAATAGGAAACAAGTTGACTTGAGTTTGTGCATTTACCTTCTTGTACAACATCCCGGTAGGAGGCCACCCTTTTCCTTGCCGGCACAAACTGCAGTTACAAATTCCACGACAAACCGGGCAGATCCAGTCAGGATTTGCTTTTGCCTCGATCACATTTTCCCCATACCTGCAAGAAAACGGTCGCTCTTGATAAAATCCATACTTGTAATGAACAATTATATATGACTGGTTTCACTGCCACAACACGTAGAAAGCATTTATACGTAAAAACTTATAAAGAGTGACATATAACGacggatttgtttttttaccGGTTAATGACataggaagaagaagattaacCTGTTTAAACCCCATGGAATAcaatagataaaaaagataTACACCATCCACTCAACACATTCTGCATTCAGCTGGGTTTGAAAAGCAATGTTTACGCATTGGTATACCTCATGTACAAGCAATCTCCACAGAACTGTCCCTGGACCATGTTGCAGCTGCTGCAATGTGTACGCTGACCAAGAGTCTTTTGCCTGCACATTTGGGGCACTTTTCAGCAATGAGAAACACCACAAAAACAATCATACACATCACCAAATTAGAAATACGCATCGCATCACATCAAGTCAATCTTGTTGCAAGACGCCATAAATTCTCAAATAAAAACTACTAATGCAAGGTATATCTTGGACCTCTAATATAAATCGAAACTGTTTTTCTTTCCAAAAGTTGTGTGAGAAGCAAAAGTGTGGATCCCTAATTTCAAGTTGAAAACAGAGAATTATACTAGTAACTAGTACAACAACAAATCTTCTCAGTAGTCAAAAAGTTATGATAAAGAAAGTAATGAATAAAGAGGCGACCTGCATTGATGGCAAGTTTTGCCATTGATGGGATCATAAATCCTCTTGCCATCTTTTCCATATCCATCAACAAAAAGAGTCCAGCTCATTTCAGTGCTTCCCAGCAATTTGTCATGTTCCTCAGTGTAAACTTCAGGTCTCGACCCCTCCTCTCTCCATTCCTTCACTGATTTCTCCTTTTTCCCCATGTCGATTTCGCAGTAAGTAACTGGCGTAGA harbors:
- the LOC125223866 gene encoding cell division cycle-associated protein 7-like — protein: MVALANPAPENLDIPQQEQMQQEEDDELGSEISDYELCREERIRENRERMQKLGIFSLSQQLKPSPVRSYRKAPRLHNPLPPSPAGPTRRSSRLQSSTPVTYCEIDMGKKEKSVKEWREEGSRPEVYTEEHDKLLGSTEMSWTLFVDGYGKDGKRIYDPINGKTCHQCRQKTLGQRTHCSSCNMVQGQFCGDCLYMRYGENVIEAKANPDWICPVCRGICNCSLCRQGKGWPPTGMLYKKIANLGYKSVAHYLVQTRRADTDKESNAGSKVPVSAKRSLPFSDIEVTGEEGDLFKPSDKCPKPLPDPVDAALAKDQVEHQLKPEVEEDSAGCDDDKETIPVAGTACINATEPLNDEAIAEALERGCDIKCVAGSETSPKPTKKRGRYEPAPDSIGGRLRMRRKEPQLGGAIRADTTADVGGIASRLRKRRRA